A part of Lacibacter sp. H407 genomic DNA contains:
- a CDS encoding efflux RND transporter periplasmic adaptor subunit, translated as MKHKLFYIISSFLLMLTIACNNNDPHANHKQEVAKDMYTCPMPQDSVFSDKPGTCPKCGMELIKMQQPVAKQDYDHESVAAEYTCPMHPDVIKDKPGSCPICGMDLVKKETGGSASTEIGLDALLKPTNEFVVSSIPVTTIEKKEEHINIETLGTIAYDTREVGTISARVSGRIEKLYVRHRYQKINKGQRIMDIYSPEILTAQQNLLFLLKNDPENKTFIESAKQKLLLLGMSSEQLQQVLQTKKASFTIAVYSNYSGHIHESAGASMNTSSEKMKDISQLTEELSLKEGMYINKGQSVFIVYNPTKAWALLNIFGDNQGLVKKGNSVHIIPETAPSKGFRASIDFIEPFYRKENKTLTARVYFNNSSLKIPIGSQVRATINGNSKDAYWLPKEAVLSLGLDKVVFHKVNGGFKAHKVNTGILHDQHIQITSGLTATDSVAVNAQYLMDSESFIKVKQ; from the coding sequence ATGAAGCATAAACTATTTTATATAATCTCATCATTCCTGTTGATGCTTACTATAGCCTGCAACAACAATGATCCGCATGCAAATCACAAGCAGGAAGTTGCAAAAGACATGTACACCTGCCCCATGCCACAGGATTCAGTGTTTAGTGATAAGCCCGGAACCTGTCCGAAATGTGGAATGGAGTTGATCAAGATGCAACAACCCGTCGCAAAGCAAGATTATGATCATGAAAGCGTAGCAGCAGAATATACTTGCCCCATGCATCCGGATGTGATCAAAGACAAACCGGGCTCCTGCCCCATTTGCGGAATGGATCTCGTTAAAAAAGAAACCGGTGGCAGTGCATCAACAGAAATTGGATTGGATGCATTGCTCAAACCAACCAATGAGTTTGTGGTGTCATCCATTCCTGTAACAACGATTGAAAAGAAAGAAGAGCATATCAACATAGAAACTTTGGGAACAATTGCTTACGATACAAGAGAAGTTGGAACGATTTCAGCAAGAGTGAGTGGACGGATCGAAAAACTATATGTCCGTCACCGTTACCAGAAGATCAACAAAGGTCAACGCATCATGGATATTTACAGTCCGGAAATATTAACTGCCCAGCAGAATTTATTATTCCTGTTGAAGAACGATCCGGAAAATAAAACCTTCATTGAATCAGCAAAACAAAAACTGTTACTGCTTGGCATGAGCAGTGAGCAATTACAACAGGTATTGCAAACAAAAAAAGCATCATTTACCATTGCCGTTTACAGTAACTATAGCGGACACATTCATGAATCAGCAGGCGCATCCATGAATACATCATCTGAAAAAATGAAAGATATTTCTCAATTAACAGAAGAACTTTCATTAAAAGAAGGCATGTACATCAATAAAGGTCAATCGGTTTTCATTGTCTATAATCCAACCAAGGCATGGGCACTTTTGAATATTTTTGGCGACAACCAGGGATTGGTTAAAAAAGGAAACAGCGTACACATTATTCCTGAAACAGCACCGAGCAAAGGCTTTCGGGCAAGTATAGATTTTATTGAACCCTTCTACCGGAAAGAAAATAAAACTTTAACAGCAAGAGTTTATTTCAATAACAGCAGTTTAAAAATTCCGATCGGCAGCCAGGTAAGAGCAACCATCAACGGTAATTCAAAAGATGCATATTGGTTGCCGAAAGAAGCCGTGTTATCGCTTGGGTTAGATAAAGTGGTATTTCATAAGGTGAATGGTGGTTTTAAAGCGCACAAAGTAAATACGGGCATTTTGCACGACCAACATATTCAAATCACCAGCGGATTAACAGCAACAGATTCAGTTGCGGTGAATGCACAATATTTAATGGACAGTGAAAGCTTCATTAAAGTAAAACAGTAA
- a CDS encoding TolC family protein, which yields MFVLAAFNSNAQTMKLDAIIDSITLSHPVVKMYNNEIRSMDEAAKGAKSWMPPEFSSGLWMTPYNPGLWKKMDDGMGGFKEGMGQYMIGGQQMFPNKQKQSADAKYMEAMSSVEKEKKSATLNELINDAKQFYYEWVILKKKLAILDQNEKLLEFMIKNAEIRYKNGLEKISAYYKAKAALGNVQNMRLMFESDIKEKRIRINSLMGRNAMINFDIDTTYQVNDYSSLVFDSTLMYNNRSDLKAIDKDITLTWLKQETERQSLKPQFGIRYEHMFGFGGLPMQFSLMGMVKLPLTKWSSKMSKANMESLKWKASALQSQKEMMLNEYSGMAYGMRNELELKRKQLKLYDENIIPALKNNYKTMQLGYEQNTEELFMLYDAWETLYMTQLEYTELLNQALKLQVTIERLIERK from the coding sequence ATGTTTGTCCTTGCTGCATTTAACAGCAATGCACAAACAATGAAACTCGATGCAATCATTGACAGCATCACCCTATCGCATCCCGTTGTAAAAATGTACAACAATGAGATCCGTTCAATGGACGAAGCAGCAAAAGGTGCAAAAAGCTGGATGCCGCCTGAGTTCAGCAGCGGCTTATGGATGACACCTTACAATCCCGGTCTTTGGAAGAAGATGGATGATGGCATGGGCGGTTTTAAAGAAGGTATGGGGCAATACATGATCGGCGGGCAACAGATGTTTCCCAACAAACAAAAGCAAAGTGCAGATGCGAAGTATATGGAAGCGATGTCTTCGGTTGAAAAAGAAAAAAAGAGTGCAACGCTGAATGAACTGATCAATGATGCCAAACAGTTTTATTATGAATGGGTGATCCTGAAAAAGAAGCTGGCAATTCTAGATCAGAACGAGAAGCTCCTCGAATTCATGATCAAAAATGCGGAGATACGTTACAAGAATGGATTGGAGAAGATCAGTGCTTATTACAAAGCCAAAGCTGCATTGGGCAATGTACAGAACATGCGCTTGATGTTTGAAAGTGACATCAAAGAAAAACGCATCCGCATCAACTCACTGATGGGTCGCAATGCAATGATCAATTTTGATATTGATACAACTTATCAAGTGAATGATTATTCATCACTGGTATTTGATAGTACGCTCATGTACAACAACCGAAGTGATCTGAAAGCAATTGATAAAGACATTACGCTTACCTGGCTGAAGCAGGAAACAGAAAGACAAAGCCTCAAACCGCAGTTCGGTATCCGATACGAGCACATGTTTGGATTTGGCGGATTGCCGATGCAATTTTCATTGATGGGCATGGTGAAGCTTCCGCTTACCAAATGGTCATCGAAAATGAGTAAAGCAAACATGGAGAGTTTGAAATGGAAAGCCAGTGCATTGCAATCGCAAAAAGAAATGATGCTGAATGAATACAGCGGCATGGCTTATGGCATGCGAAATGAACTGGAGTTAAAACGTAAACAACTAAAACTGTATGATGAAAATATTATCCCTGCCTTAAAGAATAATTACAAAACCATGCAACTGGGTTATGAACAGAATACAGAAGAACTCTTTATGCTCTATGATGCATGGGAAACATTGTACATGACACAACTGGAATATACCGAGTTACTCAACCAGGCATTGAAACTACAGGTAACGATTGAACGGTTGATTGAACGAAAGTAA
- a CDS encoding heavy metal-binding domain-containing protein, with the protein MKTMKILMMAVCTILAFNAMAQDQEKKKQQTDKVTYSCPMHADVTSSKPGKCNKCGMDLVKMKKENMKTEVTKTYSCPMHAEVTSDKPGKCSKCGMDLVKSKEKTKTEVAKTYVCPMHADVTSDKPGKCSKCGMELKKKEHKH; encoded by the coding sequence ATGAAAACAATGAAAATACTGATGATGGCAGTATGTACCATCCTTGCTTTTAACGCTATGGCACAAGACCAGGAAAAGAAAAAACAACAAACGGACAAGGTAACGTACAGCTGCCCGATGCATGCAGATGTTACCAGCAGTAAGCCCGGCAAATGCAACAAGTGTGGAATGGACCTGGTGAAAATGAAAAAAGAAAATATGAAAACAGAGGTAACAAAAACTTATAGCTGTCCTATGCATGCAGAGGTTACAAGTGATAAACCAGGCAAGTGCAGCAAATGCGGAATGGACCTCGTGAAATCGAAAGAGAAAACAAAAACAGAAGTTGCAAAAACATATGTATGCCCAATGCATGCAGATGTAACAAGCGACAAGCCGGGCAAGTGCAGCAAGTGCGGAATGGAATTGAAGAAGAAAGAGCACAAGCATTGA
- a CDS encoding HYC_CC_PP family protein, giving the protein MKKLVVAILSFIYISTSTGATLQMHYCMGKLVDWSVGHGDEKNACNNCGMEKDGEGKNDCCKDEQKQLKIEKDQKVSQSIQLSLSLTAALPVSYLPITFDAFSSITEEYPLSNAPPRTAGCRSYIRNCTFRI; this is encoded by the coding sequence ATGAAAAAGCTAGTAGTAGCCATATTATCGTTTATCTACATCAGTACTTCAACCGGAGCTACCTTACAAATGCATTACTGCATGGGCAAGTTGGTTGATTGGAGTGTAGGACATGGCGATGAAAAAAATGCCTGCAACAATTGCGGTATGGAAAAAGATGGCGAGGGTAAAAACGATTGTTGTAAAGATGAACAGAAGCAACTGAAAATTGAAAAGGATCAGAAAGTATCTCAATCCATTCAACTTTCGCTTTCCTTAACCGCTGCCCTCCCTGTTTCTTATCTCCCCATTACATTCGATGCTTTTTCTTCCATTACAGAAGAATATCCGCTCAGCAATGCACCTCCCCGAACGGCGGGCTGTCGAAGTTATATCCGTAACTGTACTTTCCGTATTTAA
- the dnaE gene encoding DNA polymerase III subunit alpha: protein MTKFSHLHVHTQYSLLDGAASIQALYKKAIADEMPALAITDHGNMFGAFQFVAEAYKNTNADGSLKVKPVVGCEFYLTENRHIKTFSKEQKDRRFHQVLLAKNELGYKNLVKLTSLGFIEGMYSKYPRIDKELINKYHEGLIATTCCLGAMVPQMILTKGEEEAENEFKWWLNIFQKDYYVEIQRHGMAEQDKVNAVLLKFAKKYDVRVIASNDSHYVDQTDFNAHDILLCINTGEKQSTPALREFSDDDVSIKNKRFAFPNDQFYFKNTGEMKKLFEDIPDAIHNTNEIVDKIDVLNLKKDILLPAFPIPKEFQVHEDANMNQWEFLKHLTYIGAKERYHEIEETTRERIDFELFTIRTMGFAGYFLIVSDFIKAGRDMGVFVGPGRGSAAGSVVAYCIGITNIDPIKYNLLFERFLNPDRKSMPDIDTDFDDEGRQKVIDYVVDKYGKAQVAQIITYGTMAAKSSIADVARVMDLPLAESRALSKLVPERPGVSLKRVLHAPFTGEKSLAEKEAFGPDELELVKKIRQIYNGDDLSAKILHEAEILEGSVRNTGIHAAGIIIAPRDLTDLIPVCTSKESELWLTQIEGSVIEDAGVIKMDFLGLKTLSILKNALQLIKQNHGVEIDIDTIPLDDKKTFELYQHGSTIGTFQFESVGMQKYLRELKPDQFGDLIAMNALYRPGPIAYIPNFIDRKHGKEAISYDLPEMEEYLDETYGITVYQEQVMLLAQKLGGFSKGDADVLRKAMGKKQKAVLDKMKKQFIDGASAKGHPSDKLEKIWTDWEAFAQYAFNKSHSTCYAFVAYQTAYLKAHYPGEYMSAVLNNAGAIEKITFFMEECKRMGIKVLGPDINESQTGFAVNKAGEIRFGLGGLKGVGEAAIDSIIEERAKKGPYKNIFDFIKRVNQRTVNKKSLESLVYGGAFDCFTEYHRAQYFHVMPGDTVNTLERIINFGNRFQANVQSNTNTLFGESMMMEIPTPKIVNCEEWTLTEKLDHEKEITGIFISGHPLDHFKFEMQYFKITPLADFNEFKEAILLHANPFQTFRLAGLVTSHNQRVTKTGKQFGICMIEDYTGNTEFALFGEDFVKFKDHFTPGAVVFITGVFKTRWNKDDDFEFKINQVLLLETVKRTMTKQLIVDIEPRFLTEEMVSFMEKNVKKNPGKSNLKFNLYEPKDNWKIGMYTVERGFEMNDEMAAFLLDRPEMGVTVIGA from the coding sequence ATGACCAAATTTTCCCACTTACACGTTCACACGCAATATTCGTTACTCGATGGAGCGGCGTCCATTCAGGCATTGTACAAAAAAGCAATTGCAGATGAAATGCCCGCATTGGCCATCACCGATCACGGCAATATGTTTGGTGCCTTTCAATTTGTTGCCGAAGCATATAAAAACACCAATGCAGATGGATCGCTGAAAGTGAAACCTGTTGTTGGATGCGAATTTTATTTAACAGAGAACCGGCATATCAAAACGTTCAGCAAAGAACAAAAGGATCGTCGTTTTCATCAGGTGCTTCTGGCAAAAAATGAACTTGGGTATAAGAACCTTGTTAAGCTTACATCACTCGGTTTTATTGAAGGCATGTACAGCAAGTACCCACGTATTGATAAAGAGCTCATCAATAAATATCACGAAGGATTAATAGCCACTACTTGCTGCCTTGGTGCCATGGTGCCGCAAATGATCTTAACCAAAGGTGAAGAAGAGGCGGAGAATGAATTCAAATGGTGGCTCAATATTTTTCAAAAAGATTATTATGTAGAAATTCAGCGGCATGGAATGGCCGAGCAGGATAAAGTGAATGCTGTGCTGCTGAAGTTTGCAAAGAAATATGATGTACGTGTGATTGCCAGCAATGATTCACATTATGTTGATCAAACAGATTTTAATGCCCACGATATTTTATTGTGCATCAACACGGGCGAAAAACAATCGACACCTGCCCTACGTGAATTTTCGGATGATGATGTAAGTATTAAAAACAAACGCTTTGCATTTCCCAACGATCAGTTCTATTTCAAGAACACGGGGGAAATGAAAAAACTGTTTGAAGATATTCCCGATGCCATCCATAACACCAATGAAATTGTTGATAAGATCGATGTGCTAAACTTGAAGAAAGATATTCTGCTTCCTGCATTTCCGATTCCAAAAGAATTTCAGGTGCATGAAGATGCAAACATGAATCAATGGGAATTCTTAAAACACCTCACATACATCGGTGCGAAAGAGCGCTACCATGAAATTGAAGAAACAACCCGTGAACGTATCGACTTTGAATTATTTACTATCCGAACCATGGGCTTTGCCGGTTACTTCTTAATTGTAAGTGATTTCATTAAGGCAGGTCGTGATATGGGCGTGTTTGTCGGGCCCGGTCGTGGATCTGCTGCAGGAAGTGTGGTGGCCTATTGCATTGGTATCACCAATATCGATCCCATTAAATACAATTTGCTGTTTGAGCGTTTCTTAAATCCCGATCGTAAATCAATGCCGGATATCGATACGGACTTTGATGATGAAGGAAGACAAAAAGTAATTGATTATGTAGTTGATAAATATGGCAAAGCACAGGTAGCACAAATTATTACTTACGGTACCATGGCGGCAAAAAGTAGTATTGCCGATGTGGCCCGTGTAATGGATCTGCCATTGGCGGAAAGCCGTGCTTTATCGAAGCTGGTTCCTGAGCGTCCGGGTGTTTCGTTGAAACGTGTATTGCATGCTCCGTTCACTGGTGAAAAAAGTTTAGCCGAGAAAGAAGCCTTTGGTCCTGATGAATTAGAGTTAGTAAAAAAGATACGTCAGATTTACAATGGTGATGATCTGTCTGCAAAAATTTTACATGAAGCAGAAATCTTAGAAGGTTCAGTTCGTAACACAGGTATCCATGCGGCAGGTATCATTATTGCACCAAGAGATTTAACAGACCTCATTCCTGTTTGTACATCAAAGGAATCGGAATTATGGTTAACGCAAATTGAAGGAAGTGTAATTGAAGATGCCGGTGTAATCAAGATGGACTTTCTCGGTTTAAAAACACTCAGCATCCTCAAGAATGCATTGCAGCTCATCAAACAAAACCACGGCGTTGAAATTGATATTGATACGATACCGTTGGATGATAAAAAAACATTTGAACTCTATCAACACGGCTCTACCATTGGTACGTTCCAGTTTGAAAGTGTGGGTATGCAAAAATATTTGCGTGAATTAAAGCCGGATCAGTTTGGTGATTTAATTGCGATGAACGCTTTGTATCGTCCCGGCCCTATTGCTTACATTCCCAACTTTATTGACCGGAAGCATGGTAAAGAAGCGATCAGTTACGATCTTCCTGAAATGGAAGAATACCTTGATGAAACGTATGGTATTACAGTTTATCAAGAACAGGTAATGTTGCTGGCACAAAAGCTGGGTGGTTTTAGTAAAGGTGATGCCGACGTATTGCGTAAAGCAATGGGTAAAAAGCAAAAGGCTGTACTGGACAAAATGAAAAAGCAGTTTATTGATGGTGCTTCTGCAAAAGGACATCCATCTGATAAACTCGAAAAAATATGGACCGATTGGGAAGCGTTCGCTCAATACGCCTTTAATAAATCACACTCTACCTGTTATGCATTTGTAGCGTATCAAACAGCTTATTTAAAAGCACATTATCCCGGTGAATACATGAGTGCCGTGTTGAACAACGCCGGTGCTATTGAAAAGATCACCTTCTTTATGGAAGAGTGTAAACGAATGGGCATAAAAGTATTGGGGCCTGATATCAACGAATCACAAACAGGATTTGCAGTGAACAAAGCCGGTGAAATTCGTTTTGGTTTGGGAGGACTGAAAGGTGTGGGCGAAGCAGCCATCGATAGTATTATTGAAGAACGTGCAAAGAAAGGACCGTATAAGAATATTTTTGATTTCATCAAACGTGTCAACCAACGCACCGTTAATAAAAAATCGTTGGAGAGTTTGGTATATGGTGGTGCATTCGATTGCTTTACCGAATATCATCGTGCACAATATTTTCATGTAATGCCGGGCGACACGGTAAATACACTGGAACGTATCATCAACTTCGGTAACCGCTTCCAGGCAAATGTGCAGAGCAATACCAATACTTTGTTTGGCGAAAGTATGATGATGGAAATTCCAACTCCAAAAATTGTCAATTGTGAAGAGTGGACACTTACAGAAAAACTCGATCACGAAAAAGAAATTACCGGCATCTTCATCAGCGGACATCCATTGGATCATTTCAAATTTGAAATGCAATACTTCAAGATCACACCGTTGGCTGATTTCAATGAATTTAAAGAAGCCATTCTGCTGCATGCCAATCCATTTCAAACATTTCGTTTGGCTGGTTTGGTAACTTCACACAATCAACGTGTAACAAAAACAGGCAAGCAGTTTGGTATTTGTATGATCGAAGATTATACAGGCAACACTGAGTTTGCATTGTTTGGTGAGGACTTTGTAAAATTCAAAGATCACTTTACACCCGGCGCCGTGGTATTCATCACCGGTGTATTTAAAACACGATGGAATAAAGACGATGATTTTGAATTCAAGATCAACCAGGTGCTGTTGCTGGAAACGGTGAAACGCACAATGACCAAACAACTCATTGTTGATATTGAACCACGTTTTCTCACCGAAGAAATGGTAAGCTTCATGGAGAAGAATGTAAAGAAGAATCCGGGCAAGAGTAATTTAAAATTCAACTTATACGAACCGAAAGACAATTGGAAGATAGGTATGTACACGGTGGAGAGAGGCTTTGAAATGAATGATGAAATGGCGGCGTTTTTACTCGACCGCCCGGAAATGGGCGTTACGGTGATCGGCGCTTAA
- a CDS encoding C40 family peptidase — MKHLLTYLTVLCVFSSCSAVKNAFQPRQTQSTTTNSETAEVKPEYKRVRVGAASSGNNSSDLFHPKEYAESSSPLELFSLLQFKYAIKLDVPVETLQNKSLYDRIEEWWGTPYRLGGTTQKGIDCSAFVQTLMLGVFAMQLPRTAREQKETTTWIPLSDLREGDLVFFNTRGGVSHVGVYLHNNKFVHASTSGGVMISDLNETYWSRKLLGAGRVLQNSSPRP; from the coding sequence ATGAAACATTTGCTTACATACCTGACTGTTCTATGTGTATTCAGCAGCTGCAGTGCGGTAAAGAATGCGTTTCAACCCAGGCAAACGCAATCAACAACAACCAATTCAGAAACCGCTGAGGTAAAGCCTGAATACAAACGGGTTCGTGTTGGTGCTGCTTCTTCCGGAAACAATTCATCGGATTTATTTCACCCCAAAGAATATGCAGAAAGCAGTTCTCCGTTAGAGTTATTTTCTCTTTTACAATTTAAATATGCGATCAAGTTGGACGTACCGGTCGAAACACTCCAAAATAAAAGTTTATACGACCGAATTGAAGAGTGGTGGGGAACGCCCTACCGACTTGGCGGCACTACGCAAAAAGGGATCGATTGCTCTGCTTTTGTGCAAACATTGATGTTGGGCGTGTTTGCCATGCAATTGCCACGAACAGCACGTGAACAAAAAGAAACCACTACCTGGATACCATTGTCTGATTTACGGGAAGGTGATCTGGTGTTTTTTAATACTAGAGGCGGCGTATCTCATGTGGGTGTATACCTCCATAATAATAAGTTTGTTCATGCATCTACATCGGGTGGCGTTATGATCAGCGATCTCAACGAAACCTATTGGAGCCGCAAATTGCTGGGTGCAGGCCGTGTATTACAAAATAGTTCACCCCGACCATAA